A part of Streptomyces sp. NBC_01210 genomic DNA contains:
- a CDS encoding MBL fold metallo-hydrolase — protein MLIAGFPAGAWGTNCYLVAPAAGEECVIIDPGHQAAQGVEEALAKHRLKPVAVVLTHGHIDHVASVVPVCGAHDVPAWIHPADRYMMSDPEKALGRSIGMPLMGELTVGEPDDVKELTDGAELRLAGLDFSVAHAPGHTKGSVTFQMPEADDIPSVFFSGDLLFAGSIGRTDLPGGDHAEMLESLARVCLPLDDSTVVLSGHGPQTTIGRERAANPYLRDVAAGLGSAEAPRRGM, from the coding sequence GTGCTTATTGCCGGGTTCCCCGCAGGGGCCTGGGGGACCAACTGTTACCTGGTCGCCCCGGCCGCAGGCGAGGAGTGCGTGATCATCGACCCCGGCCACCAGGCCGCTCAGGGAGTCGAAGAAGCGCTTGCGAAGCATCGGCTCAAGCCTGTCGCCGTCGTGCTGACTCATGGCCACATCGACCATGTCGCCTCGGTCGTGCCGGTGTGCGGAGCCCATGACGTACCCGCGTGGATCCACCCCGCGGACCGGTACATGATGAGCGACCCGGAGAAGGCGCTGGGCCGGTCGATCGGGATGCCGCTGATGGGCGAGCTGACCGTGGGAGAGCCGGACGACGTCAAGGAACTGACCGACGGCGCCGAGCTGCGCCTCGCCGGTCTCGACTTCTCGGTCGCGCATGCGCCCGGCCATACCAAGGGGTCGGTGACGTTTCAGATGCCCGAGGCCGATGACATCCCGTCGGTCTTCTTCTCGGGAGATCTGCTCTTCGCCGGCTCCATCGGACGCACGGACCTGCCCGGCGGCGACCACGCCGAGATGCTCGAGTCACTGGCGCGTGTGTGCCTGCCGCTCGACGACTCGACCGTGGTGCTGTCCGGCCACGGCCCCCAGACGACCATCGGCCGCGAGCGTGCCGCCAA
- a CDS encoding peptidylprolyl isomerase: MVSSDQRRRQLAREKFERQQQRRQKSRKAKQRNTIIAAAVVLVLAGGAAYASVGLSDGDAKVKESADDSQSPSATPSKSESTSPEPAMAIDKAAKYSMSLKTNEGDIKIAMDAAKTPHTANSFKSLADKGYFNGTKCHRLTTQGIFVLQCGDPKGDGTGGPGYTIPDENLTALGKAAADGTVTYPAGTVAMANTGQPHSGGSQFFLVYKETKLPPSYTPFGMMDEAGLKVVQDVAKAGVAGGAQDGGPKKAVTIEKAAVTKV, encoded by the coding sequence GTGGTCAGCAGCGATCAGCGGCGGCGTCAGCTCGCCAGGGAGAAGTTCGAGCGCCAGCAGCAGCGTCGGCAGAAGTCCCGGAAGGCGAAGCAGCGGAATACGATCATCGCGGCTGCGGTCGTGTTGGTGCTCGCCGGGGGCGCCGCGTACGCCTCGGTCGGGCTCTCCGACGGGGACGCCAAGGTCAAGGAGTCGGCGGACGACAGCCAGTCCCCCAGCGCCACCCCGTCCAAGAGCGAGAGCACCAGCCCCGAGCCCGCCATGGCGATCGACAAAGCGGCGAAGTACTCGATGTCGCTCAAGACGAACGAGGGCGACATCAAGATCGCGATGGACGCGGCGAAGACCCCGCACACCGCGAACTCCTTCAAGTCCCTCGCGGACAAGGGGTACTTCAACGGCACAAAGTGTCATCGGCTGACCACGCAGGGCATTTTCGTGCTGCAGTGCGGCGACCCGAAGGGCGACGGCACGGGCGGGCCCGGCTACACGATCCCCGACGAGAATCTGACCGCGCTGGGTAAGGCGGCCGCCGACGGCACGGTGACGTATCCGGCCGGGACGGTGGCGATGGCCAATACCGGCCAGCCGCACTCCGGAGGCAGTCAGTTCTTCCTCGTCTACAAGGAGACAAAGCTGCCGCCCAGCTACACGCCGTTCGGAATGATGGACGAGGCGGGCCTGAAGGTCGTCCAGGACGTGGCGAAGGCCGGAGTCGCGGGCGGGGCCCAGGACGGCGGCCCGAAGAAGGCCGTCACCATCGAGAAGGCGGCTGTCACGAAGGTGTGA
- a CDS encoding DUF349 domain-containing protein, with translation MSSDPWGRVDETGTVYVRTADGEQVVGSWQAGTPEEALAYFERKYEGLVVEIGLLERRVKTTDLSAKDAQTAIDHLRQQVDEHHAVGDLGALRVRLDALVATVDKRREERKVQKAKQNDEARHSKEALVAEAEELAQSEQWRSAGERLRALVDTWKGLPRLDRKSDDELWHRFSHARSAFSKRRKAHFASLDAQREEARKAKEKLVAEAESLSGSTDWGVTAARYRELMAEWKAAGRAQREAEDDLWNRFRGAQDVFFAARSGVFAERDAEQGENLKLKEELAVEAEKLMPVTDLKAARAAFRSINERWEAIGHVPRDARPKVEGRMHAVERALQESEENEWRRTNPEARARAAGLTGQLQAAVDKLRGQIDAARAAGNNTKADKLAKELEGRQALLDQALKGLEEFGG, from the coding sequence GTGAGCAGCGACCCGTGGGGCCGTGTCGATGAGACGGGCACCGTGTACGTGCGTACTGCCGATGGCGAGCAGGTCGTCGGATCGTGGCAGGCGGGCACTCCCGAGGAGGCCCTGGCCTACTTCGAGCGCAAGTACGAGGGCTTGGTGGTCGAGATCGGCCTCCTCGAGCGGCGGGTGAAGACCACCGATCTCTCGGCCAAGGACGCCCAGACCGCCATCGATCATCTGCGTCAGCAGGTGGACGAGCATCACGCCGTGGGTGACCTCGGCGCGCTGCGTGTCCGCCTCGACGCTCTCGTCGCGACGGTGGACAAGCGCCGCGAGGAGCGCAAGGTCCAGAAGGCGAAGCAGAACGACGAGGCGCGGCACTCCAAGGAGGCGCTGGTCGCCGAGGCCGAGGAGCTGGCGCAGAGCGAGCAGTGGCGCTCCGCGGGCGAGCGGCTGCGCGCGCTGGTGGACACCTGGAAGGGCCTTCCCCGGCTCGACCGGAAGTCCGACGACGAGCTGTGGCACCGTTTCTCGCACGCGCGGTCCGCGTTCTCCAAGCGCCGCAAGGCGCACTTCGCCTCGCTGGACGCGCAGCGCGAGGAGGCCCGTAAGGCCAAGGAGAAGCTGGTCGCCGAGGCCGAGTCGCTCTCCGGCTCGACCGACTGGGGTGTGACGGCCGCCCGCTACCGCGAGCTGATGGCGGAGTGGAAGGCAGCAGGCCGCGCCCAGCGCGAGGCCGAGGACGACCTGTGGAACCGTTTCCGCGGCGCCCAGGACGTCTTCTTCGCCGCGCGCAGCGGGGTCTTCGCCGAGCGGGACGCCGAGCAGGGCGAGAACCTCAAGCTCAAGGAGGAGCTCGCCGTCGAGGCCGAAAAGCTGATGCCGGTGACGGACCTCAAGGCCGCGCGTGCCGCCTTCCGGTCCATCAACGAGCGCTGGGAGGCCATCGGCCACGTACCGCGTGACGCCCGGCCCAAGGTCGAGGGCCGGATGCACGCGGTGGAGCGTGCCCTGCAGGAGTCCGAGGAGAACGAGTGGCGCCGGACGAACCCTGAGGCGCGTGCGCGTGCCGCGGGTCTGACGGGTCAGCTCCAGGCGGCCGTGGACAAGCTGCGCGGACAGATCGACGCGGCGCGCGCGGCGGGCAACAACACCAAGGCCGACAAGCTCGCCAAGGAGCTCGAGGGCCGGCAGGCACTGCTCGACCAGGCCCTGAAGGGCCTGGAGGAGTTCGGCGGCTGA